The following coding sequences lie in one Candidatus Poribacteria bacterium genomic window:
- the ispG gene encoding flavodoxin-dependent (E)-4-hydroxy-3-methylbut-2-enyl-diphosphate synthase, producing MKELVQISNKRPTRQIMVGDIPIGGGSPISIQTMTTTLTHDVDATLAQIERCTEAGAQIVRVAVPEEPDAKALGTLVKRAPVPIVSDIHFNYRYALAAVDAGVAKVRINPGNIGNEERIAEVLSAAKAANIPIRIGVNEGSLEKDLLDKYPSPTAEALVESAMRHVSICEEHDFRDIAISVKSSDPIRMIAANRQLSAKVPYPLHLGVTEAGTPRRSHVKSTLGIGTLLLEGIGDTIRISITGDPVEEVLTAKELLRALGMADDMLDVVSCPFCGRGDPNAGYENIVAVAEELLEKHGINIPVAVMGCEVNGPGETRNAEVGIHLGGKELAVLKVRGERVRTFRGRDEVNPEFLANALLEAAQQLQASQIDKTSEG from the coding sequence ATGAAAGAACTTGTACAGATCAGCAACAAACGCCCTACACGGCAAATCATGGTAGGAGACATCCCGATCGGCGGCGGCAGTCCTATCTCTATCCAGACGATGACAACGACACTGACCCACGATGTCGATGCCACGTTGGCACAGATAGAACGGTGTACAGAGGCAGGCGCGCAGATTGTCCGTGTCGCTGTCCCTGAAGAACCCGACGCGAAGGCACTGGGCACACTGGTGAAACGTGCACCCGTTCCCATCGTATCGGATATCCATTTTAACTACCGCTATGCGCTTGCTGCCGTGGACGCAGGCGTGGCAAAAGTGCGCATCAATCCGGGCAATATCGGTAACGAGGAACGGATCGCGGAGGTCTTGTCTGCAGCGAAAGCAGCGAATATCCCAATCCGTATCGGCGTTAACGAAGGATCGCTTGAAAAAGATTTGTTAGATAAATATCCGTCACCGACAGCCGAGGCGTTGGTGGAGAGTGCGATGCGGCACGTCAGTATCTGTGAGGAACACGACTTCAGAGACATCGCTATCTCTGTTAAATCGAGTGATCCGATTCGGATGATTGCGGCGAATCGCCAACTTTCAGCGAAAGTGCCGTACCCGTTACATCTCGGTGTGACGGAAGCCGGAACACCGCGGCGTTCGCATGTCAAATCAACACTCGGCATCGGTACACTGCTGCTCGAAGGTATCGGTGATACCATCCGTATCTCAATTACCGGTGACCCTGTTGAGGAAGTCTTGACGGCGAAAGAACTCCTACGCGCACTCGGTATGGCGGATGACATGCTCGACGTTGTCTCCTGTCCGTTCTGTGGGCGTGGCGATCCGAATGCAGGTTATGAGAACATCGTCGCTGTTGCCGAGGAACTGCTGGAAAAACACGGCATCAACATTCCGGTGGCGGTGATGGGTTGTGAAGTCAACGGACCGGGTGAAACGCGCAACGCTGAAGTCGGCATCCACTTGGGCGGTAAGGAACTCGCAGTCCTAAAAGTCCGTGGTGAACGCGTCCGCACCTTCCGCGGGAGAGACGAGGTCAATCCAGAGTTTTTGGCGAACGCACTATTAGAGGCAGCACAGCAACTACAGGCATCTCAGATTGATAAAACTTCAGAAGGATAA
- a CDS encoding glycosyltransferase family 39 protein, which produces MKDFQQHIQKAVRLIPVQIGLLALFFSVYHLLLKYIMRETGLDLGAVGYNTHVVPLYAQPSFDLSLWILPALVVCVGFLYLCHRYLLSDISDRRLISIAIVCFIAINISVAQIDGYREIGTEDAKKRVLTLLEPYTRTSLEYYGDVPRVDELGPRRFLKDYTKPELWDELSGHTRTHPPGGVLFLWHVSGLFGYNLISASLITILFTALTVIPIYRLADMLYGKKVAHYALLLFLITPNFVMFTGTSMDGPFSVFPILSVYLFYLARERETLPDQKWNEFRPYSLFTGLSLALGMFMTYSTVVVGVFFCVIALLERKRFGQYLKVLLFASSGFIGFYLFLFVLTGFRPIEALWAAIKKDEIGMGTGYESVGRYFHLSFANLFAFLIGVGFPITAVYLRQLVSVIREWRQDALASEQDIGEPRTLWIFRHETVDTFVIGFLITLLFFTFSTLFTMEVERIWIFMVPFFVIPVAKHLTARPMADSYWVAGILVAQLIIGEVLLYTYW; this is translated from the coding sequence ATGAAGGATTTTCAGCAGCACATCCAAAAAGCGGTTCGATTGATTCCCGTTCAAATTGGATTGCTCGCGTTATTTTTCTCTGTTTACCATCTGCTTTTGAAATATATTATGCGCGAGACTGGCCTTGACTTGGGGGCAGTCGGGTATAACACGCATGTTGTACCCCTTTACGCCCAACCGAGTTTTGACTTGAGTTTGTGGATATTGCCTGCTTTGGTTGTGTGTGTTGGTTTCCTCTATCTCTGTCACAGATACCTCTTGTCGGATATATCGGATCGACGCTTAATCAGCATAGCGATCGTCTGTTTCATCGCAATTAACATTAGTGTTGCCCAAATTGACGGATACCGAGAGATTGGGACAGAAGACGCGAAAAAGCGAGTCTTAACGCTTTTGGAACCGTATACGCGGACTTCATTAGAATATTACGGGGACGTGCCCCGGGTAGACGAACTTGGCCCCCGCAGGTTCCTAAAAGATTATACTAAACCGGAATTGTGGGATGAACTCTCTGGACACACGCGCACCCATCCGCCGGGCGGTGTGCTTTTCTTATGGCATGTCAGTGGGCTCTTCGGTTACAATCTCATATCCGCATCTTTAATCACTATCCTCTTTACCGCACTTACGGTGATACCGATCTACCGACTCGCGGATATGCTTTACGGCAAAAAGGTCGCACATTACGCACTCCTCCTTTTTCTCATCACCCCCAATTTTGTGATGTTCACTGGCACGTCAATGGACGGTCCCTTCAGCGTTTTCCCGATCTTGAGCGTTTACCTCTTTTATCTCGCACGAGAGCGAGAGACCCTACCCGATCAGAAATGGAATGAATTCCGTCCCTATAGTTTATTCACAGGCCTCTCACTCGCGCTTGGGATGTTTATGACGTATTCTACGGTCGTTGTCGGTGTGTTTTTCTGCGTTATCGCCTTATTGGAACGGAAACGGTTCGGGCAGTATCTGAAGGTACTGCTCTTCGCGAGTTCAGGATTCATCGGATTTTACCTCTTCCTCTTCGTCCTGACTGGATTCCGTCCGATTGAAGCACTCTGGGCAGCGATCAAAAAAGACGAGATAGGGATGGGCACCGGGTACGAAAGCGTCGGACGCTATTTCCATCTGAGTTTTGCCAACCTTTTTGCCTTCCTTATCGGTGTCGGATTTCCAATAACAGCTGTCTATCTGCGGCAGCTTGTCTCGGTGATAAGAGAATGGCGGCAAGATGCCCTTGCATCCGAACAGGACATCGGTGAACCTCGGACACTTTGGATCTTCCGGCACGAAACCGTGGACACTTTTGTCATCGGGTTCCTCATTACACTCCTCTTTTTCACATTCTCGACCCTGTTTACGATGGAAGTGGAGCGTATCTGGATTTTCATGGTACCGTTTTTTGTCATTCCGGTTGCCAAGCACCTCACAGCGCGTCCGATGGCAGATTCCTATTGGGTTGCGGGGATACTCGTCGCGCAACTCATCATTGGAGAAGTCCTGCTTTACACATATTGGTAG
- the hisC gene encoding histidinol-phosphate transaminase: MLKPKPGIDTIQPYQGGKPIEEVQRELGITDIIKLASNENPLGPSPLAVQAIAERAAQVHLYPDGNAYYLKKELAAHIGVSAEHLILGNGSNDVLQLIAEAYIAPDDEVIYAVGAFVVYSLVTKLCSATAVVVQMVDDTHDLTAMAAAITDKTKVVFIANPNNPTGTMVTADETAAFMEQVPSDVLVVFDEAYYEYVARSDYPQTLPYVLEGRNFIITRTFSKIYGLAGLRIGYGIAPPPLIETLNRVRQPFNCNLIGQAAARAALKDADHVTKSQKSNAAGKMFLYKAFNDMGLRYVETEGNFIMLHVAQSGADIANALLKQGVIVRSIAGYGYPNAVRVTIGTQQENEKFIKALKVVSC; encoded by the coding sequence ATGCTAAAACCGAAACCCGGTATTGACACGATTCAACCGTATCAGGGTGGTAAACCGATTGAAGAGGTCCAACGCGAGTTGGGCATCACCGATATTATCAAACTGGCATCGAATGAGAACCCGCTCGGTCCGTCACCGTTGGCGGTGCAAGCGATTGCGGAGCGTGCCGCACAGGTCCACCTCTATCCCGACGGGAACGCCTACTACCTTAAAAAGGAACTCGCAGCACATATCGGGGTTTCCGCTGAACACCTGATTTTGGGGAACGGCTCAAATGATGTGCTACAGTTAATCGCTGAGGCATACATCGCTCCGGATGATGAAGTTATCTATGCGGTGGGCGCATTCGTCGTCTATAGCCTTGTGACGAAGTTATGCAGTGCAACGGCTGTCGTTGTGCAGATGGTAGATGATACACACGACCTCACCGCTATGGCAGCAGCGATCACCGATAAAACAAAGGTCGTCTTCATCGCGAATCCGAATAACCCAACTGGGACGATGGTCACGGCGGACGAGACCGCGGCGTTTATGGAACAGGTGCCTTCAGACGTGCTTGTCGTTTTTGACGAAGCCTATTATGAATATGTTGCCCGTTCGGACTACCCGCAGACGTTACCCTATGTTCTGGAGGGACGCAACTTCATCATCACCCGAACATTTTCTAAAATTTATGGGCTTGCAGGGCTGCGTATCGGCTATGGCATCGCGCCCCCGCCGTTAATTGAGACGCTCAATCGGGTACGGCAGCCGTTTAATTGCAATTTGATCGGACAAGCAGCGGCGCGCGCTGCACTGAAAGATGCGGATCACGTTACGAAAAGCCAGAAAAGCAACGCAGCCGGAAAAATGTTCCTCTATAAAGCGTTTAACGACATGGGGCTTCGTTATGTCGAAACGGAAGGCAATTTCATCATGTTGCACGTGGCACAGTCGGGAGCAGACATCGCTAATGCACTCCTGAAACAAGGGGTCATTGTGCGTTCCATAGCAGGTTATGGTTATCCAAATGCAGTCCGTGTAACGATTGGCACACAACAAGAAAACGAAAAATTTATCAAGGCATTAAAAGTTGTCAGTTGTTAG
- a CDS encoding glycosyltransferase family 4 protein: MRILYIIDSMTKDGAESQLLKTLARLPPEQYEVSVVLSRAEGERVAELSALPCVREVTTLTARDKRRHLLEKAFTIAGIVSALKPDIVHSWLWYSNFLCGLSRKCGFWRRVPFVASQRGDYHARYGKFRLWLTEKVIYNTADVLLTNSEPIQRFLCQRYPAKKIHSIPNLLELPTEVWARRKPTPETEEKLIVSVGRFAPEKGHSYLIEALNLLKEQNIAWRCMFLGEGELAAELRALVEEYGLSAQVTFSGFCEEVFSVLLTADVFVLPSLHESSPNALIEAMGIGMPCIASDVGGIVDLVENEANGVRVPPKDPPALAAALQQVLTEPDFAEKLGKNARTTIQRKFDTTESMQKLEDVYRLLYDGDRLDRKPVLTTEKTEQKPNS; this comes from the coding sequence ATGCGGATTCTTTACATCATTGATTCCATGACAAAAGACGGTGCCGAATCCCAGCTCCTCAAGACATTAGCGCGGTTACCGCCAGAACAGTATGAAGTATCTGTAGTGCTGAGCCGTGCTGAGGGGGAACGCGTGGCGGAGCTCTCTGCTCTGCCTTGCGTCCGAGAGGTTACCACACTCACGGCGAGAGACAAACGTCGGCACCTACTGGAAAAAGCGTTCACCATAGCTGGTATTGTCAGCGCACTTAAACCCGACATCGTACACAGTTGGCTCTGGTATTCCAATTTCCTCTGTGGACTTTCTCGTAAGTGTGGCTTTTGGCGGCGTGTCCCGTTTGTCGCCTCACAACGTGGCGATTATCACGCCCGATATGGCAAATTCCGGCTCTGGCTCACCGAAAAGGTTATCTATAACACCGCCGATGTCCTACTGACGAATTCCGAACCGATTCAACGCTTTCTCTGCCAGCGGTATCCAGCCAAGAAGATTCATAGCATTCCTAATCTATTAGAATTGCCGACCGAGGTATGGGCGCGGCGGAAACCAACACCTGAAACCGAGGAAAAGCTAATCGTCAGTGTCGGACGCTTCGCACCCGAAAAAGGGCATAGTTATCTAATAGAGGCGTTAAACCTACTGAAGGAACAAAATATTGCATGGCGATGCATGTTTCTCGGTGAAGGTGAACTGGCGGCAGAACTCCGCGCACTTGTGGAAGAATATGGACTCTCAGCACAGGTGACGTTCTCCGGTTTTTGTGAGGAGGTCTTTTCTGTACTGCTAACGGCTGATGTCTTTGTCCTTCCGTCACTCCACGAGAGTTCACCGAATGCCCTGATTGAAGCGATGGGAATCGGGATGCCGTGTATCGCATCGGATGTCGGGGGCATCGTAGACCTTGTTGAAAACGAGGCAAACGGCGTTCGGGTTCCTCCGAAGGATCCACCTGCGTTAGCAGCGGCACTGCAACAGGTATTGACCGAACCTGACTTTGCTGAGAAATTGGGCAAAAACGCGCGCACAACGATCCAGCGGAAATTCGACACTACCGAATCTATGCAGAAATTGGAAGATGTTTATAGGTTGCTATACGATGGTGATCGGCTTGATCGGAAACCCGTTTTGACAACGGAAAAAACGGAGCAGAAACCCAATAGCTAA
- a CDS encoding methyltransferase domain-containing protein — translation MTKWHSDYIQNAYRELKHGATRKLLDTLNIDATGKRVLDVGCGPGNLLVALSSDAPELLIGVDVDETFLVFGRSQIQNSIDPSSVVPTLLRASLPTLPFADQTFDLVTCLLVMPHVPDDRVALTELTRVLKPGGTLAISGHGLGFPLRYLKRFRLKPLQMYLASLIYRWTGKKWIRNTLQNDQKICALLDSIGVVPEMRHYNQKILGCVATYWIKAIKSDTNPKATQ, via the coding sequence ATGACAAAATGGCATTCCGATTACATTCAGAACGCTTACCGTGAACTAAAACACGGCGCGACACGAAAACTACTGGATACACTGAATATTGATGCGACCGGTAAGAGAGTCTTGGATGTCGGATGCGGACCGGGGAATCTCCTTGTCGCACTTTCCTCCGATGCACCGGAACTCCTCATTGGGGTTGATGTAGACGAGACCTTCTTGGTGTTTGGACGTTCTCAAATCCAAAATTCAATAGATCCATCTTCTGTTGTTCCGACCTTGCTCCGTGCCTCGCTTCCAACTTTGCCGTTCGCAGACCAAACTTTTGATCTCGTAACCTGTCTCCTCGTCATGCCACACGTCCCTGATGATCGTGTTGCTTTGACTGAACTTACACGCGTCCTGAAACCGGGCGGCACGCTCGCTATTTCCGGACACGGCTTAGGGTTTCCACTCCGTTACCTCAAACGCTTCAGGCTAAAACCGTTGCAGATGTATCTCGCCAGTCTCATTTATAGATGGACTGGAAAAAAATGGATACGAAACACACTCCAGAACGATCAGAAAATTTGTGCCCTCTTGGACAGTATCGGTGTCGTACCAGAGATGCGCCACTACAATCAAAAAATTCTTGGATGTGTCGCAACTTATTGGATTAAGGCAATTAAAAGCGATACCAACCCTAAAGCCACGCAGTAG